One genomic segment of Pyruvatibacter mobilis includes these proteins:
- a CDS encoding zinc-dependent alcohol dehydrogenase family protein, translating to MRIFQLAAPGIDNLVRTEQKDGTCEPGPGEICVRLRAASLNFHDYAVVAGFIPVAPNRIPLSDAAGEVIACGGDVTAFAPGDRVMTTFYPAWQDGRPAPHLTRLITGDRNDGYARDKVCAPESWFTKAPAGYSHEEAATLPCAALTAWRSLIEEGRLKSGDTVLVQGTGGVSLFAVQLAKNAGARVIATSSSDAKLARAQALGADHVINYRTDPQWGVTAKEIIGGEGVDHVIEVGGPQTLGQSIAACRVGGHIALIGVLTGVSGDVPTAEIFKSQLKISGIGVGNRRQQQDMVRALEASDIRPVIDRAFDLDDIQDAFRHLESQTHFGKIVLTF from the coding sequence ATGCGTATTTTCCAGCTTGCAGCCCCCGGCATCGACAATCTCGTCCGCACCGAACAGAAGGACGGCACATGCGAGCCTGGCCCCGGCGAGATCTGCGTCCGCCTGCGGGCCGCCTCGCTCAACTTTCATGATTATGCCGTGGTGGCAGGGTTCATCCCCGTCGCGCCGAACCGCATTCCGCTTTCGGATGCAGCAGGCGAAGTGATCGCCTGCGGCGGGGACGTCACAGCGTTCGCGCCGGGGGACAGGGTGATGACGACGTTCTATCCCGCCTGGCAGGACGGCAGGCCCGCCCCGCATCTGACCCGCCTCATTACCGGTGACCGCAATGACGGCTATGCACGCGACAAGGTGTGCGCGCCGGAAAGCTGGTTCACCAAAGCCCCGGCGGGCTACAGCCATGAGGAAGCCGCGACGCTGCCCTGCGCCGCACTGACCGCCTGGCGCAGCCTCATCGAAGAGGGTCGGCTCAAATCCGGCGACACGGTGCTGGTGCAGGGCACAGGCGGCGTCTCCCTGTTTGCCGTGCAGCTGGCAAAAAACGCCGGCGCCAGAGTGATCGCCACATCGTCGTCCGACGCCAAGCTCGCCCGCGCCCAGGCGCTGGGGGCAGACCATGTGATCAACTACCGGACCGATCCGCAGTGGGGTGTCACGGCAAAGGAAATCATCGGCGGGGAAGGCGTGGATCACGTCATCGAAGTCGGCGGCCCGCAGACGCTTGGCCAGTCGATTGCCGCCTGCAGGGTCGGCGGCCACATTGCCCTGATCGGCGTCCTGACCGGTGTGAGCGGCGACGTGCCCACCGCCGAGATTTTTAAGTCACAGCTCAAGATCAGCGGCATCGGCGTGGGCAACCGGCGCCAGCAGCAGGATATGGTGCGTGCGCTGGAAGCCTCGGACATCCGCCCGGTGATCGACCGGGCGTTTGACCTCGA
- a CDS encoding CPBP family intramembrane glutamic endopeptidase, with translation MFNRFILVLTTILLAQIALNAGFWLIGRENLPLMAVGLTQLLPGLIVLLMTGTYRRRLWTLVRRIPPLRPLAGWWLWTALVICACGAAVLFFGVETSPVDAATIAAYPFAWLLPDAASATPVAFLVFLLLCGPLLHLVTAAGEEVLWRGYLLDGLTERYGVRAAVIGSAFAWGAWHIPMVIAIAWVFPQPLLGSVLFTLSLTSWGIVMACLRLRHESLWTPVLMHAVANAFTLGAYDLIADPHSNWLTSPWGVTGMVLTLPVALWLLSRLKPGRRQAPNRHSS, from the coding sequence ATGTTCAACCGGTTTATCCTTGTACTGACAACCATTCTCCTTGCCCAGATCGCCCTCAATGCGGGCTTCTGGCTGATTGGCCGGGAGAACCTTCCCCTGATGGCGGTCGGCCTAACGCAGCTTCTGCCGGGGCTCATCGTACTGCTGATGACCGGGACCTACCGGCGCAGGCTGTGGACGCTGGTCCGCCGCATCCCGCCCCTGCGCCCGCTGGCCGGGTGGTGGCTGTGGACTGCGCTCGTCATTTGCGCCTGCGGGGCCGCTGTCCTTTTTTTCGGCGTTGAGACATCCCCCGTCGATGCCGCGACAATCGCGGCCTACCCCTTTGCCTGGCTGCTGCCCGACGCAGCATCTGCAACGCCTGTGGCCTTTCTTGTGTTCCTGCTTCTTTGTGGGCCGCTGCTGCACCTCGTCACCGCGGCAGGGGAGGAAGTTTTGTGGCGTGGCTATCTGCTGGATGGCCTCACCGAACGTTATGGCGTGCGCGCCGCCGTCATCGGCTCCGCCTTTGCCTGGGGGGCGTGGCACATCCCCATGGTGATCGCGATTGCCTGGGTGTTCCCGCAGCCACTTTTGGGCAGCGTGCTGTTCACCCTGTCCCTCACCTCCTGGGGCATCGTGATGGCCTGCCTGCGGCTGCGCCATGAAAGCCTGTGGACGCCGGTTCTCATGCATGCCGTGGCCAATGCGTTCACCCTGGGCGCCTATGACCTGATTGCCGATCCGCACAGCAACTGGCTGACCTCCCCCTGGGGCGTGACGGGGATGGTGCTGACATTGCCCGTGGCGCTTTGGCTGCTCTCCCGGCTCAAGCCCGGCCGCCGCCAAGCCCCGAACCGTCACAGCTCCTGA
- a CDS encoding helix-turn-helix domain-containing protein, which produces MNAEHPGSFGDHLRLWRQGRGLSQLSLSGLTGVSQRYLSTLETDKAHPSRAMVTALCDALDVPARARADMLMAADYVPTPASAPPDEASIAASRDSLAHLLKAHDPVPSVLVDRLWNVHDYNSGFGRLIRQFGEVDDILSRVAFDGRPNLLKLFYLAAGICSHVSNGSQIGRQALARLMLQSLQAPGDTQLAALRDDLQTLGEAPGEWWELPADTPSEIGELVLTRDGVRLRLAVLVSAFGALTEDNDLGWRIVTYLPLDAATRASFHMAETTPAMTPAD; this is translated from the coding sequence ATGAACGCTGAACACCCAGGAAGCTTTGGAGATCATCTCAGGCTGTGGCGGCAGGGCCGCGGTCTCAGCCAGCTCAGCCTGTCCGGCCTCACCGGCGTGTCGCAGCGCTATCTGAGCACCCTTGAGACGGACAAGGCGCATCCCAGCCGCGCCATGGTGACCGCGCTGTGTGATGCGCTCGACGTGCCGGCGCGGGCGCGGGCCGACATGCTGATGGCCGCCGATTATGTGCCGACGCCTGCCTCTGCGCCGCCGGACGAGGCCAGCATCGCCGCCAGCCGCGACAGTCTTGCGCATCTGCTCAAGGCGCATGATCCCGTCCCCTCCGTCCTGGTGGACCGGCTGTGGAACGTGCACGACTACAATTCAGGGTTTGGCCGTCTCATCCGCCAGTTCGGCGAGGTGGACGATATCCTGTCGCGCGTTGCCTTCGACGGCCGGCCGAACCTGTTGAAGCTGTTCTACCTGGCGGCAGGCATCTGCTCGCATGTTTCCAATGGCTCGCAGATAGGCCGGCAGGCGCTGGCGCGGCTGATGCTCCAGTCGTTGCAGGCTCCGGGCGACACGCAACTCGCCGCGCTGCGGGATGATTTGCAGACATTGGGAGAAGCCCCGGGTGAGTGGTGGGAGCTGCCCGCCGACACCCCAAGCGAGATCGGCGAACTGGTTCTCACGCGTGACGGGGTGCGCCTGCGCCTCGCCGTCCTCGTCAGCGCGTTCGGCGCCCTGACCGAAGACAACGATCTCGGCTGGCGCATCGTCACCTATCTGCCCCTGGACGCTGCCACCCGCGCAAGCTTCCACATGGCCGAAACAACCCCCGCCATGACCCCTGCTGACTGA
- a CDS encoding transmembrane anchor protein, with product MYNAEKPSPEELPSTAQLLRSTAISVAAAVFILITIILPAEYAIDPTRIGRLLGLTEMGEIKQQLADEAERDRSSSLSQDPGALVTAGLFGSAVSTLLTSVFGALVDEAHAQETQGEWRDELSFTLAPGEGIEWKLMMNAGDIAQFRWETAGGRINFSLHGDGTGPDSGEKTTYEEGRGSTSESGEIVAAFTGAHGWFWRNRDRQDVTVTLRLDGTYSELKRTY from the coding sequence ATGTACAACGCAGAAAAGCCCTCCCCGGAGGAGCTCCCCAGCACCGCGCAACTCCTGCGCTCAACTGCCATTTCCGTCGCAGCAGCGGTGTTCATTCTCATCACCATCATCCTGCCAGCGGAGTATGCCATCGACCCCACTCGCATTGGCCGCCTTCTCGGCCTGACGGAGATGGGTGAGATCAAGCAGCAACTGGCAGACGAAGCGGAGCGCGACAGGTCCTCTTCGCTATCGCAGGATCCGGGCGCTCTGGTTACCGCGGGCCTGTTTGGCTCGGCCGTCAGCACGCTGCTGACATCCGTGTTCGGAGCACTTGTGGACGAGGCACACGCACAGGAGACTCAGGGCGAGTGGCGTGACGAACTGTCATTCACCTTGGCACCCGGCGAAGGCATCGAATGGAAGCTGATGATGAACGCGGGTGATATTGCCCAGTTCCGCTGGGAAACCGCCGGCGGGCGCATCAACTTCTCACTTCACGGCGACGGCACCGGGCCCGACAGCGGCGAGAAGACAACCTATGAGGAAGGCCGTGGCAGCACCAGCGAGAGCGGCGAGATCGTTGCGGCATTTACCGGTGCCCATGGCTGGTTCTGGCGCAACCGTGACCGGCAGGACGTCACCGTGACCCTCCGTCTCGATGGCACCTATAGCGAGCTGAAACGGACTTACTGA
- a CDS encoding HupE/UreJ family protein, translating into MHLLNRSGHAPCWRSLLLLPALLLLCLATGAEQASAHNVTAGDAGYIQEIWGVNLIPFAYLGAKHMVTGYDHILFLFGVVFFLYRMKHVAIYVSLFALGHSTTMLAGVYFGWNVNAYVVDAIIGFSVVYKALDNLGAYQRWFGFQPNTKIATLIFGYFHGLGLATKILDYKIADEGLLPNLLAFNVGVELGQILALAVILIVMGFWRRHRHFMRHAYTANVVMMSMGFMLIGYQLTGLALAS; encoded by the coding sequence ATGCACCTCCTGAACCGGAGCGGGCACGCGCCATGCTGGCGCAGCCTGCTGCTTCTGCCTGCTCTCCTGCTTCTCTGCCTCGCAACAGGCGCAGAACAGGCATCAGCACACAATGTCACTGCCGGAGACGCCGGCTACATACAGGAAATCTGGGGCGTCAACCTCATCCCCTTTGCCTATCTCGGCGCCAAGCACATGGTGACCGGCTATGACCACATCCTGTTTCTCTTCGGTGTGGTTTTCTTCCTGTATCGGATGAAGCACGTTGCGATCTATGTGAGTCTCTTCGCGCTTGGACATTCAACAACCATGCTGGCCGGGGTCTATTTCGGCTGGAACGTCAATGCCTATGTGGTCGACGCCATCATTGGCTTCAGTGTCGTCTACAAGGCACTGGACAATCTGGGCGCGTATCAGCGGTGGTTCGGTTTCCAGCCCAACACCAAGATCGCAACCCTCATCTTCGGCTATTTCCACGGCCTGGGCCTCGCCACCAAGATCCTTGATTACAAGATCGCCGACGAGGGTCTGTTGCCTAACCTGCTGGCCTTCAACGTAGGCGTGGAGCTGGGACAGATACTTGCCCTCGCCGTCATCCTCATCGTCATGGGCTTCTGGCGGCGGCATCGGCATTTCATGCGTCATGCCTACACCGCCAATGTGGTGATGATGTCCATGGGCTTCATGCTCATCGGCTATCAGCTCACCGGCCTTGCCCTTGCTTCCTGA
- a CDS encoding metal-sensing transcriptional repressor produces the protein MSQPHIHASHPAIIARLKRANGHLRAVIGMIEHGRPCLDVAQQLHAVERAVANAKQLLIHDHMDHCLDSDSSDADRAELKAITRYL, from the coding sequence ATGTCACAGCCTCATATTCATGCAAGCCATCCTGCCATCATCGCCAGGCTCAAACGTGCCAACGGGCATCTGCGCGCGGTCATCGGCATGATCGAGCATGGCCGTCCCTGTCTCGATGTGGCGCAGCAGCTTCACGCAGTTGAGCGTGCTGTTGCCAATGCAAAGCAGCTTCTTATCCATGACCACATGGATCACTGTCTTGATAGCGACAGTTCGGACGCGGACCGCGCCGAACTCAAAGCCATCACCCGCTATCTCTAG
- a CDS encoding MFS transporter → MLAILANSTYRHLFAAQIVALLGTGLATVALGLLAYDLSGADAGLVLGMIFTIKMVAYVLIAPIAGAFADRMPRRALLVALDLVRGAAALALPFVSELWQVFALVFVLQSASAAFTPTFQAIIPDILQDESAYTRALSLSRLAYDLENIISPTLAAMLLLVVSYDLLFAGTALGFVASALLVVSVTLPRPAQGGGTGEVSQPRRGIYDRTTRGLRIFLATPRLRGLLALTLAASAGGAMVLVNSVVLVQAGPGIGLGFGESGVAWALAAFGGGSMLAALLLPPVLDRLPDRLVMLAAAGWIVCVLSGFAVLLSAVGLGWVMLLVAWALVGLGYSTVLTPSGRLLRRSSHAEDRPAVFAAQFALSHLCWLVAYPLAGALMTVFGAQAALLTLATIALAATIAAARLWLRDDPEHVTHTHPDLPVSHPHLRGGAHGAHSHAYVIDDLHRRWPRNAAYE, encoded by the coding sequence ATGCTGGCCATTCTTGCGAATTCTACGTACCGGCACCTTTTTGCAGCTCAGATTGTTGCCCTTCTGGGAACGGGGCTCGCCACGGTGGCACTTGGTCTGCTGGCCTATGATCTGTCGGGGGCAGATGCCGGTTTGGTGCTGGGCATGATTTTCACCATCAAGATGGTGGCCTATGTGCTGATTGCGCCCATTGCCGGGGCATTCGCCGATCGCATGCCGCGCCGTGCATTGCTCGTTGCGTTGGATCTTGTACGGGGGGCGGCGGCGCTGGCACTCCCGTTCGTCAGCGAGCTTTGGCAGGTCTTTGCGCTTGTTTTTGTTCTTCAATCCGCGTCGGCGGCCTTCACACCGACATTCCAGGCAATAATTCCTGACATTCTACAGGATGAATCGGCCTATACGCGGGCGCTGTCGCTGTCACGGTTGGCTTATGATCTGGAGAACATCATCAGCCCGACACTGGCTGCCATGTTGCTTCTAGTGGTGTCCTACGACCTGTTGTTTGCTGGCACTGCATTGGGGTTCGTCGCTTCCGCATTGCTCGTTGTAAGCGTGACGCTGCCGCGGCCGGCGCAGGGTGGGGGCACGGGTGAAGTGTCTCAGCCCCGGCGTGGCATTTATGACCGCACGACTCGCGGCCTGCGGATTTTTCTCGCCACCCCGCGATTGCGCGGCCTGCTGGCGCTGACGCTCGCAGCCTCCGCCGGCGGGGCCATGGTGCTCGTCAACAGCGTTGTACTGGTACAGGCAGGACCGGGCATTGGGTTGGGATTTGGTGAAAGCGGCGTTGCCTGGGCGCTTGCGGCCTTCGGCGGCGGCTCCATGCTGGCGGCCCTGCTGCTGCCACCCGTTCTTGATCGGTTGCCGGACCGCCTGGTCATGCTGGCCGCTGCTGGCTGGATTGTATGTGTGCTGAGTGGGTTTGCTGTTCTTCTGAGCGCGGTGGGGCTGGGCTGGGTGATGCTTCTCGTGGCATGGGCGCTGGTCGGGCTCGGCTACTCAACCGTTCTGACCCCGTCCGGACGTCTGCTGCGACGTTCCTCACATGCTGAGGACCGGCCAGCGGTCTTTGCTGCTCAGTTTGCCCTCAGCCATCTGTGCTGGCTTGTTGCCTACCCGCTCGCGGGCGCGCTGATGACCGTGTTCGGCGCGCAGGCGGCGCTTCTGACGTTGGCAACCATAGCCCTTGCGGCCACCATTGCGGCAGCGCGCCTCTGGCTTCGTGATGATCCTGAGCACGTGACCCATACCCACCCTGATCTGCCGGTCAGTCATCCGCATCTGCGTGGCGGCGCGCATGGTGCGCACAGCCATGCCTATGTCATCGACGACCTGCACCGTCGCTGGCCGAGAAACGCCGCGTACGAGTAG